From a single Arachis hypogaea cultivar Tifrunner chromosome 3, arahy.Tifrunner.gnm2.J5K5, whole genome shotgun sequence genomic region:
- the LOC112791503 gene encoding uncharacterized protein At4g28440, with translation MASNQQQGSAEKPAKRKPVFTKVDQLKPGTNGHTLVAKVLSSNTVLNKGRPSSSQNLRPTLIAECLIGDETGTILFTARNDQVELMKPDTTVILRNAKIDMFKGSMRLAVDKWGRIEVTEPAKFVVKEDNNLSLVEYELVNVVEE, from the exons ATGGCGTCGAATCAGCAGCAGGGAAGTGCGGAGAAACCGGCGAAGAGGAAGCCAGTGTTCACCAAAGTGGATCAGCTGAAACCGGGAACCAACGGTCACACCTTGGTGGCGAAGGTGTTGTCTTCAAACACCGTCTTGAACAAAGGGAGACCCTCCTCTTCCCAAAACCTTCGCCCCACTCTCATCGCAGAGTGCCTCATCGGCGACGAAACCGGCACCATCCTCTTCACCGCTCGCAACGATCAAG TTGAATTGATGAAGCCAGATACTACGGTGATTCTCCGAAACGCAAAGATAGACATGTTTAAGGGATCAATGAGGCTGGCTGTCGACAAATGGGGCCGCATTGAGGTAACTGAACCAGCAAAGTTTGTAGTTAAAGAGGATAACAACCTATCTCTGGTCGAATATGAATTGGTGAACGTGGTTGAGGAATGA
- the LOC112791504 gene encoding protein NUCLEAR FUSION DEFECTIVE 6, mitochondrial isoform X2, producing the protein MSTVAARCFLRSAASRTVNFAAGGKSRPTRSPFRVPKQSSLSNRIFRSPPPAMSCCVESMQPYHMATASALLTSMLSACPRSYGWTHEDG; encoded by the exons ATGTCAACCGTCGCCGCCCGCTGTTTCCTGCGCTCTGCCGCATCACGAACGGTGAACTTTGCCGCCGGTGGCAAGTCAAGACCCACCCGATCTCCGTTTCGGGTGCCGAAGCAAAGTTCACTCTCTAACCGCATTTTCAG GTCGCCGCCGCCGGCAATGAGTTGCTGCGTTGAATCGATGCAGCCGTATCACATGGCCACGGCTTCCGCATTGCTGACTTCGATGCTCTCCGCTTGCCCCCGCTCTTATGGTTGGACTCATGAAG ATGGATGA
- the LOC112791504 gene encoding protein NUCLEAR FUSION DEFECTIVE 6, mitochondrial isoform X1 produces the protein MSTVAARCFLRSAASRTVNFAAGGKSRPTRSPFRVPKQSSLSNRIFRSPPPAMSCCVESMQPYHMATASALLTSMLSACPRSYGWTHEGS, from the exons ATGTCAACCGTCGCCGCCCGCTGTTTCCTGCGCTCTGCCGCATCACGAACGGTGAACTTTGCCGCCGGTGGCAAGTCAAGACCCACCCGATCTCCGTTTCGGGTGCCGAAGCAAAGTTCACTCTCTAACCGCATTTTCAG GTCGCCGCCGCCGGCAATGAGTTGCTGCGTTGAATCGATGCAGCCGTATCACATGGCCACGGCTTCCGCATTGCTGACTTCGATGCTCTCCGCTTGCCCCCGCTCTTATGGTTGGACTCATGAAG GGTCGTGA
- the LOC112791505 gene encoding uncharacterized protein isoform X1: MLSVSESENDEMPNGWPLGLGFLNIKLRVTEAPAAAPVEPFSSTQMPSTSFSSFSSSNLDTEQSTASFFQDKSVSLGRLIGIRGGERGRLYLPNTLRFEDTSEKKTLGDASCSDSSNSKVQEVDVAEGICIPTLLDVLLRISTKTKRTSRN, encoded by the exons ATGCTTTCAGTTTCAGAATCAGAG AATGATGAGATGCCCAATGGATGGCCACTGGGTCTTGGGTTTTTGAATATAAAGCTTAGAGTTACAGAGGCACCCGCAGCTGCACCGGTCGAGCCTTTCTCATCGACGCAGATGCCATCCACCAGCTTCTCCTCATTCTCATCCTCCAACCTTGATACTGAG CAGTCAACAGCATCTTTCTTCCAAGACAAGAGTGTATCCCTTGGGCGTCTTATAGGAATAAGAGGAGGGGAGAGAGGACGATTGTACTTGCCAAACACGCTGAGGTTTGAAGACACTAGTGAGAAGAAAACATTAGGAGATGCTTCTTGTTCTGATTCATCTAACTCAAAGGTACAAGAAGTGGATGTGGCTGAAGGCATTTGCATACCCACATTACTTGATGTCCTGCTCAGAATCAGCACCAAAACTAAGAGAACTTCAAGGAACTAG
- the LOC112791505 gene encoding uncharacterized protein isoform X2, giving the protein MLSVSESENDEMPNGWPLGLGFLNIKLRVTEAPAAAPVEPFSSTQMPSTSFSSFSSSNLDTESTASFFQDKSVSLGRLIGIRGGERGRLYLPNTLRFEDTSEKKTLGDASCSDSSNSKVQEVDVAEGICIPTLLDVLLRISTKTKRTSRN; this is encoded by the exons ATGCTTTCAGTTTCAGAATCAGAG AATGATGAGATGCCCAATGGATGGCCACTGGGTCTTGGGTTTTTGAATATAAAGCTTAGAGTTACAGAGGCACCCGCAGCTGCACCGGTCGAGCCTTTCTCATCGACGCAGATGCCATCCACCAGCTTCTCCTCATTCTCATCCTCCAACCTTGATACTGAG TCAACAGCATCTTTCTTCCAAGACAAGAGTGTATCCCTTGGGCGTCTTATAGGAATAAGAGGAGGGGAGAGAGGACGATTGTACTTGCCAAACACGCTGAGGTTTGAAGACACTAGTGAGAAGAAAACATTAGGAGATGCTTCTTGTTCTGATTCATCTAACTCAAAGGTACAAGAAGTGGATGTGGCTGAAGGCATTTGCATACCCACATTACTTGATGTCCTGCTCAGAATCAGCACCAAAACTAAGAGAACTTCAAGGAACTAG